GCCTACTGCCTACTGCTTACTGCCAACTTTTTCAATGAATATCCATAAATTCCCTTTCGTTTCAATCCTGATCGCTGCCCGTAATGAGCAGGATAATATTATTGATTGTTTAAGCGCCCTTGAACATTTAACCTGGCCTAAAGAAAAATTTGAAGTCTTAATTGGCAATGATCACTCTGAAGATAATACCAAGACCCTTGTGGAAGACTATATTAAGGATAAATCCAAT
This DNA window, taken from Cytophagales bacterium, encodes the following:
- a CDS encoding glycosyltransferase, yielding MNIHKFPFVSILIAARNEQDNIIDCLSALEHLTWPKEKFEVLIGNDHSEDNTKTLVEDYIKDKSNFHLHDINNNSPPLPPSPSETEKRRNGETEKGGIGETEKRGRQVTDSSIHRFTDSGGGR